The Lycium ferocissimum isolate CSIRO_LF1 chromosome 10, AGI_CSIRO_Lferr_CH_V1, whole genome shotgun sequence genome window below encodes:
- the LOC132033251 gene encoding probable serine/threonine protein kinase IRE4: MGEPETGIPSGLNRIKTRKDRPSSRLVVDCKDHKMMMMNESSSPRLKQHDQRTQPKGRKGHRKGRKIASWFASYLFKDLDQAGSGFSLNQGADKEGPGRNVHKMGKHVTVRQSSQGAMPNSKASKTFKSFSHELGPKGGIQPSPPRAHSFNDLKELLGSLRLRFDAAKEAVNTELGGFLQEVVEIVQKNDSLPLDGQKMAEELVVLAQECIEMTCLEFRSQCEPIVQDLTIKRQECQIGLLKWLLTRMLFILTRCTRVLHFAKDGEPVDETSLAKLKECLNRIPSVKTDWVLKRRISDTGAGCNLNTKAGGKCSLDEEKTSKVSSDSHQQKSEFILDGSITALEKDSMFIEPTSSFNNHPDIQSNMKPVNNISDRISGELRNECRQQFLDDTNLVICRICEDLVPTVHLEPHSYICAYADKCDSKSLDVDERLLKFADLLEQLVESRNLGFHTTSEIHENSKVKSENSGNTSEGYSPNRGEWRSKGIDGMFEDLHEMDTASIEDSPIAAFVNFKSHLSTKFNNCGPPSSTGSMTSVSSTNTPRAVNFDFWLDHNNLSELEDVQQMADLADIARCVAGTDLSEEGSHELLIACMQDLQDILQNSKLKALVVDTFGGRIENLLREKYILACDLVDRKDAFGPSEGSKMLVDNSSHSSIMSTPSSSSHKERTSIDDFEIIKPISRGAFGRVFLARKRSTGDLFAIKVLKKLDLLRKNDIERILAERNILITVRNPFVVRFFYSFTSRDYLYLVMEYLNGGDLFSLLKKVGCLEEDVARTYVAELVLALEYLHSLGIVHRDLKPDNILIAQDGHIKLTDFGLSKIGLMNSTDDLSGPDTKDAVLPDVGSQQDPDISGKSQRSAVGTPDYLAPEILLGTEHGSAADWWSVGIILFELITGVPPFNAEHPEVIFDNILNKQIPWPSVPEEMSFEAQDLIDRLLVHDPNQRLGAKGASEVKAHQFFRGVDWDNLALQKAAFVPQTDGVDDTSYFISRYGLSGVLDDEDCNDSASDTSELSSNSGLENMDECGDLAQFDPSPLDLSLMNFSFKNLSQLASINHDMLLQSGIDSSRCPSPCKGPSE; encoded by the exons ATGGGTGAACCGGAAACGGGGATACCTAGCGGGTTGAACCGGATTAAAACAAGGAAGGACCGGCCGAGTTCAAGGCTAGTAGTAGATTGTAAGGATCataagatgatgatgatgaatgagTCTTCATCACCTCGTTTAAAACAACACGACCAAAGAACACAACCTAAAGGACGTAAAG GACACCGTAAAGGCAGGAAGATAGCTAGTTGGTTTGCATCATATCTCTTTAAGGACTTAGATCAAGCTGGTAGTGGCTTTTCTTTAAACCAG GGGGCTGACAAGGAGGGTCCTGGAAGGAACGTGCATAAGATGGGAAAGCATGTGACAGTGAGGCAATCTTCCCAAGGAGCAATGCCTAATAGTAAAGCAAGCAAAACATTCAAAAGTTTTTCACATGAGCTAGGTCCAAAAGGTGGCATTCAACCATCACCTCCGCGAGCTCATAGCTTTAATGATCTAAAG GAGCTGCTTGGATCACTTCGTTTGAGATTTGATGCTGCAAAAGAAGCGGTGAACACAGAGCTAGGCGGTTTCTTGCAGGAGGTTGTAGAAATTGTACAGAAGAATGACTCCTTGCCTCTGGATGGACAAAAGATGGCTGAAGAACTTGTTGTTCTTGCTCAAGAGTGTATCGAGATGACCTGCTTAGAGTTTCGCTCCCAGTGTGAACCAATTGTCCAGGACCTGACTATAAAAAGACAGGAATGCCAAATAGGTCTTTTGAAGTGGTTGTTGACACGCATGCTTTTTATATTGACACGGTGCACAAGGGTGTTGCATTTTGCTAAAGACGGTGAGCCAGTTGATGAGACATCTCTGGCCAAGCTTAAAGAATGTCTAAATAGGATCCCTTCTGTTAAAACGGATTGGGTTCTCAAGCGAAGGATTTCAGATACGGGAGCTGGTTGTAATTTGAACACAAAAGCCGGTGGCAAATGCAGTTTGGACGAAGAAAAGACATCAAAAGTTTCCTCTGACTCACATCAGCAGAAATCTGAATTTATCTTGGATGGAAGTATCACTGCGCTCGAAAAAGATTCCATGTTTATTGAACCAACATCATCTTTTAATAACCATCCTGATATTCAGTCTAACATGAAACCAGTGAACAATATCAGCGACCGAATTAGTGGAGAATTGAGAAACGAGTGTAGACAACAGTTTTTGGATGATACTAATTTGGTGATCTGTAGAATTTGTGAGGACCTTGTTCCCACTGTTCACTTGGAGCCTCATTCCTATATATGTGCTTATGCAGACAAATGTGATTCGAAATCTCTAGATGTAGATGAGCGCCTTTTGAAATTTGCAGATTTACTTGAACAGCTTGTGGAGTCACGTAATTTAGGATTTCACACAACTTCTGAAATCCATGAAAattcaaaagtgaaaagtgaaaatTCCGGGAACACATCTGAAGGTTATTCACCTAATAGGGGTGAGTGGAGAAGCAAAGGGATAGATGGAATGTTTGAGGATCTTCATGAGATGGATACTGCCAGTATAGAAGATTCTCCAATAGCAGCATTTGTTAATTTCAAGAGTCACTTGAGTACAAAGTTCAATAACTGTGGTCCACCATCTTCAACTGGGAGCATGACATCAGTATCCTCGACGAATACCCCTCGGGCAGTAAATTTTGACTTTTGGTTAGATCATAACAATCTTTCTGAGCTAGAGGATGTTCAGCAG ATGGCTGATTTAGCAGATATAGCACGTTGTGTGGCGGGCACAGATCTTTCAGAAGAAGGATCTCATGAGCTTTTAATTGCGTGCATGCAAGACCTACAAGATATTTTACAAAATAGCAAGCTTAAAGCTCTTGTAGTAGATACATTTGGAGGACGAATAGAGAACCTTTTGCG AGAGAAATATATACTTGCTTGTGATCTTGTGGATAGAAAAGATGCTTTTGGACCTTCTGAAGGCTCCAAAATGTTGGTGGATAATTCATCTCATTCTAGTATAATGTCAACTCCTTCAAGTTCGTCGCACAAAGAAAGAACAAGCATTGATGATTTTGAGATTATTAAACCAATCAGCAGAGGTGCCTTTGGCAGAGTTTTTCTGGCGCGCAAGCGGTCAACTGGAGATTTATTTGCAATCAAG GTGCTCAAGAAATTGGATTTGTTGCGGAAGAATGATATTGAGCGCATATTGGCAGAGCGTAATATATTGATAACCGTCAGAAACCCTTTTGTG GTGCGATTTTTTTATTCATTCACTAGCAGAGATTACCTTTACTTGGTCATGGAGTATCTTAATGGCGGTGATCTATTCTCTTTGCTTAAAAAAGTCGGTTGCCTTGAGGAAGATGTAGCTCGAACCTATGTCGCAGAATTG GTCCTTGCTCTGGAGTACCTTCATTCTTTAGGAATCGTCCATCGTGATCTCAAGCCAGACAACATATTAATTGCACAAGATGGGCATATAAAG CTTACAGATTTTGGTTTATCAAAAATTGGACTTATGAACAGCACAGATGATCTATCTGGACCCGATACAAAGGATGCAGTGCTTCCTGATGTTGGTAGTCAGCAAGATCCAGATATATCGGGCAAATCTCAACGGTCAGCTGTTGGTACCCCTGACTATTTGGCTCCGGAAATTCTTCTTGGAACTGAGCATG GTAGTGCTGCTGACTGGTGGTCAGTAggaattattttatttgaactCATCACTGGGGTTCCGCCTTTCAATGCCGAGCATCCTGAG GTTATCTTCGATAATATTCTAAACAAGCAAATTCCCTGGCCATCTGTCCCAGAAGAGATGTCCTTTGAAGCACAAGACTTGATTGACAG GCTTCTTGTTCATGATCCAAATCAGCGCCTTGGAGCAAAAGGAGCATCAGAG GTAAAAGCACACCAATTTTTCAGGGGAGTTGATTGGGATAATCTTGCCTTACAAAAG GCGGCCTTTGTACCACAAACTGATGGTGTTGATGACACAAGCTATTTCATATCCCGGTATGGTCTAAGTGGAGTGCTAGATGATGAAGATTGTAATGATTCTGCTTCTGACACCTCTGAGTTATCCTCGAACTCTGGACTTGAG AATATGGATGAATGTGGTGATCTCGCTCAGTTTGATCCTTCTCCTCTTGATCTATCCTTGATGAACTTTTCTTTCAAG AATCTGTCTCAGTTAGCATCCATCAACCATGATATGCTCTTACAAAGTGGAATCGATTCGTCAAGGTGCCCATCTCCATGTAAGGGTCCAAGTGAATAA
- the LOC132033253 gene encoding COP9 signalosome complex subunit 4, with protein sequence MESAFASASAISDQRQKIEQYKHILSTVLASSDIQQTKQFIDHMLSDDMPLVVSRQLLQTFAQELGRLEPEVQKEVAHYTLNQIQPRVVSFEEQVLIIREKLAELYESEQQWSKAAQMLSGIDLDSAMRVVDDTFIFSKCVQIARLYLEDDDAVNAEAFIHKGSYKVNNVKNEVLSLQYKVCYARILDLKRKFLEAALRYYDISQIEKRQIGDEEIDEAALEQALAAAVTCTILAAAGPQRSRVLATLYKDERCSKLKIYPILQKVYLERILRKPEIDAFAEELKPHQQALLPDNFTVLDRAMIEHNLLSASKLYTNISFDELGTLLGIPPQKAEKIASRMIFEDRMRGSIDQVEGVIHFEDDTEELQQWDQQIMGLCQALNDVLDSMAKKGLPIPV encoded by the exons ATGGAGAGTGCGTTTGCTAGCGCCTCTGCGATCAGTGACCAACGCCAAAAAATCGAACAGTATAAACACATTCTCTCCACTGTTCTCGCATCAAGCGATATTCAACAAACCAAGCAATTCATCGATCACA TGTTATCGGATGACATGCCCTTGGTGGTATCAAGGCAGCTATTGCAGACATTTGCACAGGAACTCGGTAGATTGGAACCCGAAGTTCAAAAGGAAGTAGCACACTATACTCTCAACCAGATACAGCCTCGTGTGGTGTCCTTTGAAGAACAG GTGTTGATCATTCGGGAGAAACTAGCAGAATTGTACGAGTCTGAACAACAATGGTCAAAAGCAGCCCAGATGCTTAGTGGCATCGATTTAGACTCTGCAATGAG AGTTGTTGATGAcacattcatattttcaaaatgtgtCCAAATTGCTCGTCTATATCTCGAG GATGATGATGCAGTTAATGCAGAAGCTTTTATACATAAAGGTTCCTATAAAGTTAACAACGTTAAGAATGAAGTATTGAGTTTGCAATACAAG GTTTGCTATGCTAGGATTTTAGATTTGAAGAGAAAATTCTTGGAAGCTGCCTTGCGTTACTATGACATTTCTCAGATTGAGAAGCGACAAATTGGTGACGA AGAAATTGATGAAGCTGCGTTAGAGCAAGCTCTGGCAGCTGCTGTGACGTGCACAATTTTGGCTGCAGCAGGTCCTCAACGATCTCGTGTACTTGCCACACTGTACAAA gaTGAGCGTTGCTCCAAATTAAAAATCTATCCAATCTTACAGAAG GTCTATCTAGAGAGAATCTTGAGAAAACCTGAAATTGATGCTTTTGCAGAAGAGTTGAAACCACATCAG CAAGCACTTTTGCCTGATAACTTTACAGTTTTGGATCGTGCTATGATTGAGCATAATCTCTTGAGTGCTAGCAAACTTTATACAAATATAAG TTTTGATGAGTTGGGCACTTTGTTGGGCATCCCCCCTCAAAAG GCTGAGAAAATTGCTTCAAGAATGATTTTCGAAGATAGAATGCGGGGATCTATTGATCAG GTTGAAGGCGTCATACATTTCGAGGATGACACTGAAGAACTGCAGCAATGGGATCAACAG ATCATGGGTCTTTGTCAAGCTCTGAATGATGTCCTTGATAGCATGGCGAAGAAAGGCCTCCCTATTCCTGTCTAG